The following proteins are encoded in a genomic region of Leishmania major strain Friedlin complete genome, chromosome 25:
- a CDS encoding putative protein transport protein Sec24C, with the protein MYNLQGHSSNPYGDGYGSYGAYGSAAASGGAPAARSYYDPNQGHGAQTNYYGGATQQAAAPPPQAAPAAPSSYSYGSYGYTAGAAPSAAAAPASAYPYGGSYGSAAMGAQASSANAPSTSSSASPSSAPAPSVAGYNSYGYQAASAAPAPSRQPAPSAPASAYPPPRSTSSAAAAASDPYPAPSSSRREPVAQQLPPEPTQPYSDTLLGSGARGNNRPLRALARQPPTRIVNVRSVPNPERSIPRNSGAPIEYLTCTNEPPYATVDFLGLDNGNANSKFFRPSMLCAPGEERLVKDSHIPFGAILSPLCQPLHNKEVVPLVKQPKPPVRCHRCRGYKSCHARLLEMGRKWECPLCEVTNDVVGDDLDAVDGMGCRVNVADHPEMGFGSVEFDVDDFPEYALRTEDNVVLPSRPLHHLFLIDISRDAGQRFLSDYTEAIRAALQRMAELTPECKVSFITFASQLHFYDFRHPDMPQMCVPDVENPFVPLPFTSLCWMEVGAELERLEAFLSRLPHMAANVNESDCVLGAAVKAATLVLAGQHGGRVIMCASRHPQRGIGQIVLREQHKLYGTDREKELLRPIEGFWTATATAAARQQISFDLFLFATGYCELVTLSNVCHVTNGRVFLFSNYDPMVDNTKVSASMQQLLTEEAGYAGILRVRCSAGLHVQRYRGHYLSQTVQDMDLASITGGSTFFVEFAHEDHLPKDNYAHFQTALLYTTRSGHRRVRVQSCRLRVASSLTVLFRNMDMEAILFGFIQDIMVEAVNKGPQQARQGMTDRLIKAFSCYRQYCASDKSGGEYEDVKTAARDKKNTLLMPPRLKLLPVYLLCLMKSNALTEGTIVHIDHRVASIFDLVAMPAYKLLSYLYPSLYCLDDLESDPTIGTLDVTTGNCILPHHRQLLFDSIARDGTYVLCDEQARLVYMWIGENVPPKIANTLFGTPDAASVCVAGGPGEECFSERLRNVLYALMLREDGMRRLIVIHHGERSEDAFFKELKEEMGTSKMGYDEYLTHLHRTIQTHVS; encoded by the coding sequence ATGTACAACCTACAAGGCCACTCGTCGAACCCGTACGGGGACGGGTATGGCAGCTACGGGGCTTACGGGTCCGCTGCGGCCTCCGGaggcgcgccggctgcgAGGTCGTATTATGACCCCAATCAAGGCCACGGTGCGCAGACGAACTACTACGGCGGTGCCACTCAGcaggccgcagcgccgccaccgcaggcCGCTCCCGCTGCACCATCGTCTTACAGCTATGGCAGTTACGGATACACGGCTGGCGCTGccccgagcgccgctgcggcaccggctTCTGCATACCCATACGGCGGCAGctacggcagcgccgcgatgGGCGCGCAAGCCTCATCTGCAAACGCGCCATCTACCAGCTCATCGGCGTCACCATCTTCCGCTCCTGCGCCGTCCGTCGCTGGATACAACTCTTACGGCTATCAGGCCGCTTCTGCCGCCCCCGCGCCATCCCGGCAGCCggcaccgtcagcgccagCCTCAGCCTATCCGCCACCACGCAGCACCTcatccgcagctgcggcggccagTGACCCGTACCCAGCCCCTTCCTCCTCAAGGCGTGAaccggtggcgcagcagctacCGCCGGAGCCGACTCAGCCGTACAGCGACACCCTGCTGGGCAGCGGTGCTCGCGGCAATAACCGGCCGTTGCGCGCCTTGGCTCGACAGCCGCCAACGCGCATTGTGAACGTGCGCTCCGTGCCAAACCCGGAGCGCAGCATCCCCCGCAACAGCGGTGCACCGATCGAGTACCTGACATGCACGAACGAGCCGCCCTACGCTACTGTCGACTTTCTCGGCCTCGACAACGGCAATGCCAACTCGAAGTTCTTTCGCCCCTCCATGCTGTGTGCGCCAGGCGAGGAGCGACTTGTGAAGGACAGTCACATCCCCTTCGGTGCCATTCTCTCACCGCTGTGTCAGCCGCTCCACAACAaggaggtggtgccgctggtgaAGCAGCCAAAGCCGCCTGTGcgttgccaccgctgccgcggctacAAGAGCTGTCACGCCCGACTTCTCGAGATGGGCCGCAAGTGGGAGTGTCCGCTGTGCGAGGTGACCAACGATGTCGTTGGCGACGACTTGGATGCCGTTGATGGAATGGGGTGTCGGGTGAACGTGGCGGATCACCCGGAAATGGGCTTTGGCAGTGTGGAGTTCGACGTCGACGACTTCCCAGAgtacgcgctgcgcacggagGACAATGTTGTGCTGCCCAGTCGGCCGCTGCATCACCTGTTTCTCATCGACATCTCGCGCGACGCGGGACAGCGGTTTCTTTCCGACTACACGGAGGCGATTCGGGCTGCCCTGCAGCGCATGGCGGAGCTGACGCCTGAGTGCAAGGTGTCATTCATCACATTCGCCTCGCAGCTGCACTTCTACGACTTCCGCCACCCCGACATGCCGCAGATGTGCGTTCCGGACGTCGAGAACCCGTttgtgccgctgcccttTACGAGCCTGTGCTGGATGGAGGTGGgggcggagctggagcgccTGGAGGCATTCCTGAGTCGACTGCCACATATGGCTGCCAACGTGAACGAGTCGGACTGTGTgctcggcgctgcggtgaaggcggcgacgctggtgTTGGCGGGTCAGCATGGCGGGCGTGTGATCATGTGCGCGAGCCGGCACCCGCAGCGCGGCATAGGGCAAatcgtgctgcgcgagcagcacaagcTCTACGGCACCGATCgcgagaaggagctgctgcgaccCATCGAAGGCTTCTGGACGGCCACGGCaaccgcggcagcgaggcagcAGATTTCGTTTGACCTGTTCCTGTTCGCCACGGGGTACTGTGAGCTGGTGACGTTGTCGAACGTGTGCCACGTGACGAACGGTCGCGTCTTTCTCTTCAGCAACTACGATCCAATGGTCGATAACACCAAGGTGAGCGCCTccatgcagcagctgctgacggaggaggccGGGTACGCTGGCATCCTCCGCGTccggtgcagcgccggcctCCATGTGCAGCGCTACCGGGGCCACTACCTCTCCCAGACGGTGCAGGACATGGACCTGGCCAGCATCACGGGCGGCTCCACGTTTTTTGTGGAGTTCGCTCACGAGGACCATCTGCCGAAGGATAACTACGCCCATTTCCAGACCGCGCTGCTGTACACCACTCGCTCTGGCCACCGCCGGGTGCGGGTGCAGTCGTGTCGGCTGCgcgtcgcctcctccttgacCGTTCTCTTCCGCAACATGGACATGGAGGCGATCCTGTTCGGCTTCATCCAGGATATcatggtggaggcggtgaacaaagggccgcagcaggcgcgccaGGGAATGACGGACCGCCTCATCAAGGCCTTTTCCTGCTACCGCCAGTACTGCGCTTCGGACAAGTCGGGTGGCGAGTACGAGGACGTCAAGACCGCCGCCCGCGATAAAAAGAATACGCTTCTAATGCCGCCACGGCTGAAGCTGCTCCCGGTCTATCTGCTCTGCCTGATGAAGTCCAACGCGCTGACGGAGGGCACCATTGTGCACATCGACCACCGAGTGGCCAGCATATTCGACCTCGTGGCGATGCCGGCGTACAAGCTACTCAGCTACCTATACCCGTCCCTTTACTGCCTGGACGACTTAGAGAGCGATCCGACGATCGGCACGCTGGACGTGACGACGGGAAACTGCATTCTGCCGCATCATCGTCAGCTGCTCTTCGACAGCATCGCGCGAGATGGCACCTACGTGCTGTGTGACGAGCAAGCGCGGCTTGTGTACATGTGGATTGGCGAAAATGTGCCGCCGAAGATCGCGAATACGTTGTTCGGCACCCCTGATGCAGCATCCGTGTGTGTAGCCGGAGGGCCAGGCGAGGAGTGCTTCAGCGAGCGCCTGCGCAACGTCCTGTACGCTCTCATGCTGCGCGAGGATGGCATGCGGCGTCTCATCGTGATTCACCACGGCGAGCGCTCTGAGGACGCCTTCTTCAAGGAGCTCAAGGAGGAGATGGGCACGAGCAAGATGGGCTACGATGAGTACCTGACGCATCTGCACCGTACCATACAGACACACGTGTCATGA
- a CDS encoding putative serine/threonine protein phosphatase, which yields MTTAGGGSAVGSSSALDLDEMINYVIQCKPLSEQQVARLCEKVKEVLEKENNVHAVRAPVTVCGDVHGQFHDLLELFKIGGLPPDTNYLFMGDYVDRGYYSVETVTLLLLYKLRYPQRLHLLRGNHESRQITQVYGFYDECIRKYGSANVWTIFTDLFDYLPLTALVENDIFCLHGGLSPTVDTFSHIRNLDRVQEVPHEGPMCDLLWSDPDDRDGWGISPRGAGFTFGQGVTEGFCHNNKIKTIARAHQLVMDGYSWTHQDQLVTIFSAPNYCYRCGNLAGLLELDEHMNKCFFQFDPAPRRGEAQVSKKTPDYFL from the coding sequence ATGACGACGGCCGGCGGCGGATCGGCGGTGGGGTCCAGCAGCGCCCTCGACTTGGATGAGATGATTAATTACGTCATACAGTGCAAGCCGCTCAGCGAACAGCAGGTCGCGCGCCTGTGcgagaaggtgaaggaggtgctggagaaggagaacaACGTGCACGCGGTGAGGGCGCCAGTCACGGTGTGCGGCGATGTGCATGGCCAGTTTCACGACTTGCTGGAGCTTTTCAAGATTGGCGGGTTGCCGCCGGACACGAACTACCTGTTCATGGGGGACTACGTGGACCGCGGCTACTACAGCGTCGAGACGGTgacgctgctcctcctctacAAGCTGCGATACCCCCAGCGACTTCATCTTCTCCGCGGCAACCACGAGTCGCGCCAGATCACGCAGGTGTATGGCTTCTACGATGAGTGCATTCGCAAGTATGGTAGCGCCAACGTCTGGACGATCTTCACGGACCTGTTTGACTACCTGCCCCTGACAGCGTTGGTCGAGAACGACATCTTCTGCCTTCACGGTGGTCTCTCACCGACGGTCGACACATTCAGCCACATCCGCAACCTCGACCGCGTGCAGGAAGTGCCGCACGAGGGGCCGATGTGCGATCTGCTATGGTCGGACCCGGACGATCGTGATGGCTGGGGCATCAGCCCCCGTGGCGCCGGCTTCACCTTCGGCCAAGGAGTCACCGAAGGCTTCTGCCACAACAACAAGATCAAGACAATCGCCCGTGCGCATCAGCTTGTCATGGACGGCTACAGCTGGACGCATCAGGATCAGCTCGTCACGATCTTCAGCGCACCAAACTACTGCTACCGCTGCGGCAACCTCGCCGGTCTTTTGGAGCTTGATGAGCACATGAACAAGTGCTTCTTTCAGTTCGACCcggcgccgcgacgcggTGAAGCGCAGGTGTCGAAGAAGACGCCGGACTATTTTCTATAG
- a CDS encoding DNA-directed RNA polymerase ii — MIIPVRCYSCGKVVGNLYEQYQRLLDQDYTEAEALDALHLDRYCCRRMILSHIDLIDDLIPYSVPVTGTMQMIGPLQMPTPHRR; from the coding sequence ATGATCATCCCGGTGCGTTGCTACTCGTGCGGTAAGGTGGTCGGCAACCTCTACGAGCAGTATCAGCGGCTTTTGGATCAGGACTACACGGAGGCCGAGGCGCTGGATGCGCTGCATCTGGATCGCtactgctgccgtcgcatGATCCTCTCCCATATTGATCTGATCGACGACCTCATTCCTTATAGCGTACCTGTGACAGGCACCATGCAGATGATAGGGCCGCTGCAGATGCccacgccgcaccgccgctga